The nucleotide window CGCCGTGCCCATCATCCTGGCCACGATCCCCATGGTGAGCGGCATCGAGGGCAGCCGGCGGATCTTCAACATCGTCTTCGTCCTGGTCGTCGTCTACACCCTCGTCCAGGGGCCCACACTCCCCTGGCTGGCCCGGAAGCTGGGGCTGGCCAAGTCCTCCGAGACCGCCGACCTGGGCATCGAGTCGGCGCCGCTGGAGCGGCTGCGCGGGCACCTGCTGTCCGTCGCGATCCCGGAGGGGTCGAAGATGCACGGCGTCGAGACCAACGAGCTGCGGCTGCCGCCGGGGGCCGCGGTCACACTGGTCGTACGCGGCGGAGAATCGTTCGTTCCGCTTCCCACGACCGTGCTGCGGCGCGGCGACGAACTGCTCGTCGTGGCGACGGACCCGGTCCGCGACGCCGCCGAGCGACGGCTGCGTGCGGTCGGCCAGGGCGGCAAGCTGGCGGACTGGCTGGGAACCGGCGGGAACGACACCGACGACTGAGGACCGCGACCACGTCCGCCGTCGATGGCCGCGTCCGCCGCCGACGGCGGTGTCCGCCGCCGAGGACCGCGTCAGCCGCCGCCGGCCGCGTCCATGACCGGGGGCTGCGTCTATCATGGAGGGGCACCTGATCGAACCAACTCTGCCTGACGCAGTGCTGGCGCGACCGTATGGCGGCCGCGGCGCCCCTCTCCAGTGGGCGGCCCGGTATCTACCGCAGTTCCGCGCAAGAGGACAGCTCTCGGCGCCCCGCGCCCCGTGACCGGGGCCGCGCTACCAGGCGGCAGAAAGGCACGGCCGTGGCATCCACGGTCACCCCCGGGACCCCCGGCACCCCGGCGTCCCCCCGCCCGGGATACGGCCGGCTGCTGCGCACGCGCGGCGCCTGGACGTTCCTGCTCCCCGGCTTCGCCGCACGGCAGCCGTTCGCCATGCTGACCCTCTCCATCGTGCTGCTCGTGCAGCACACCACCGGCTCGTACGGGGCCGCAGGCGCCGTCGCCGCCGTGACCGGTGTCGCCATGGCGGTGTTCGCGCCGTTCACCGGCCGCCTCGCGGACCGGCACGGACAGCGGGCCGTACTGCTTCCCGGGGTCGTCGTGCACGCGCTGGCGGGCCTCTCCCTGACCGCGCTGGCGCTCGCGGACGCTCCCCTGTGGGCGCTGTTCGCGGCGGCCGTGCCGACCGGGGCGTCGGTGCCGCAGGTCGGGCCGATGGTGCGGGCCCGCTGGGGCGTCAAGCTGCAGGGCTCGCCCCTCATGCCGACCGCGGCCGCCTTCGAGTCCGTCACGGACGAGCTGACCTTCGTGCTCGGACCACTCCTCGCGACCGCGCTGTGCACCACCGTGGACCCGGCCGCAGGACTGCTCACGGAGGCCGCGCTGACGCTGGTGGGCGGACTGCTGTTCGCCGCCCAGCGCGGTTCGCAGCCGGCCATTGTTCCACGGGCGGGCACCGGTGCGGGTACGGGCGCGGGTTCGCACGCGGGTACGGGTGGTGCGGGTGAGGGGCACGCGCGCGTACGTCCCGCGTTGGCCGTTCCCGGCGTGCGTGTCCTGGTGGTGGCCTTCCTCGGTATCGGCGCCGTCTTCGGCGGTATGCAGGTGGCGCTCGCCGCGTTCAGCGAGTCCATCGGCGAGCCCGGTCTGAACGGTGTCCTCTACGGGACGTTCGCCGCGGGCAACATGCTCTCCGGCGTCGTCTGCGGCGCGATCGCCTGGAAGACGGCCCCGCGCCGCCGCCTCCTCACCGGGTACGCGGCCCTCGCGCTGACCGCCTCCGGGCTGTGGGCCGCGCAGTCGGCCGTCGTCCTCGCCGGGACCGGCCTCCTGGTCGGCATGTGCATCGCGCCCGCCCTGATCACCGGCTACACGCTCGTCGAGTCCCTGGTGCCGATGGGTGCCCGCACAGAAGCCTTCACCTGGCTGACCGGCGCCGTCGCCCTGGGCCAGGCCGCGGCCGTCCTGATCGCCGGGCAGCTCGAGGACCGCCTCTGGGACGGGGCCGGTTTCCTCGTACCGATGGGCGGCACGCTGCTCGCGTTCGCGACCCTGGTGGCGCTGCGTTCACGGCTCGCTCCGCCGGCCGTGAGCCGGACCGTCGCACGTGGCGTCGGTCACCGCGCGCCGGTCGCAGTGGACTGATCCCGAGGAATACGTCACTATGGACCGTCGTTAGCACTCACTGAGTGAGAGTGCCAGGAGGAAGACAAGTGCCGACCTACCAGTACCAGTGCACCGAGTGCGGCGAAGGCCTCGAGGCGGTGCAGAAGTTCACCGACGACGCCCTGACCGAGTGCCCCAATTGCGGTGGCCGCCTGAAGAAGGTGTTCTCCGCCGTAGGCATCGTCTTCAAGGGCTCCGGGTTCTACCGCAACGACAGCCGCGGCTCGTCGTCCAGCAGCAGTCCCGCGTCGGCCTCGAAGTCCTCGGGCTCGTCGTCCGACTCGGCGTCGTCCGGGTCGTCGGGATCGTCCGGGTCGTCCGACTCGAAGTCCTCCTCGTCCTCGTCCGGCTCGAAGCCGTCGTCGACGTCGTCGGGTTCGTCCTCCGGCAGCAACGCCGCCTGAGACTTTCTCGCGCCTCTTCCTTACGGGACCCTGTCGTCATGGACGGCGGGGTCTTCGGCGTTCTCCGGCCCGGTTAGGGTGCCGTCCATGGCGAACACGGAAAACGTCGAGATCGGCGTCATCGGCGGGTCGGGTTTCTACTCGTTCCTCGACGACGTGACCGAGATCCAGGTGGACACCCCCTACGGGCCGCCCAGTGACTCCCTCTTCCTCGGCGAGGTCGCCGGGCGCCGGGTCGCCTTCCTCCCCCGCCACGGCCGCGGCCACCATCTGCCGCCGCACCGCATCAACTACCGGGCCAACCTGTGGGCGCTGCGGTCCGTCGGCGCGCGCCAGGTGCTCGGGCCGTGTGCCGTGGGCGGGCTCCGGCCCGAGTACGGGCCCGGGACGCTGCTCGTGCCGGACCAGTTCGTCGACCGTACGCAGACGCGCGCACAGACCTTCTTCGACGGGGTGCCGCTGGTCGGCGGCGGAACGCCGAACGTGGTGCACGTGTCGCTGGCCGATCCCTACTGCCCGGCCGGGCGCGAGGTCGCGCTCGCGGCGGCGCGCGGGCGGGACTGGAAGGCGGTGGACGGGGGGACGCTGGTCGTGATCGAGGGACCGCGGTTCTCGACCCGTGCGGAGTCGCTCTGGTACCGGGCGCAGGGGTGGTCCGTGGTGGGGATGACCGGGCATCCCGAGGCGGCGCTCGCCCGTGAACTGGAGCTCTGCTACACGTCCTTGACCCTGGTCACCGATCTCGACGCGGGAGCCGCCGCCGGGGAGGGCGTCTCGCACGACGAGGTGCTGCGGGTGTTCGCGGCGAACGTGGGGCGGCTGCGCGGGGTGTTGTTCGACGCCGTCGCCGGGCTGCCGGACTCTTCGTCCCGGGACTGTCCGTGCGCTTCGGCGTTGGGCGGGATGGATACGGGGATCGCATTGCCGTAGGGGCGCGGGCGCGGGGAACTGCTCGTTCGGGTGGCCGGGTTCTCCACAGACGGGTGGTTGTCCACGGGGGCCGACGGGATGTGCCGAGAAGGCGCAGTCTGAGGGCTCGAGCCCATCTTTCGACCCCTGGCGGTGGTGGTTGTGTCCTCTTTTTCGCGTCCGTTGGGTACGGATGTTCCTGGTACGTGCGAGGTGCCGCACTTCGCTCCGGTACGGGTGCGGGGCGGGCGGGGCCAGATGCGGCGGCTGGTCCGGTGCCGGCGGCGGGCTCTGGCGGCCGGTCTCGCGGTGACCGCGGCGGCGCTGGTGGCGGCCGGGCCCGGGGACGCCGCGGCGGAGCGGGGCGGCGGGCCGGCGCCGGGGGCCCGGACGGTGGGCGATGCCGCCAGGGAGCCGGGGCAGGAACGGGAGCGGAAGCGAGGACGGGGGCGGCCGGTCGAGATGGTCGGGGCGCCCGTGCGCATCGCCGACGGGGCGACTGTGCGGTTGCTCGAGGTGGGTGACCGGGTCGATGTGGTCGCCGCCACGGCCGAGCGGACGGCGGGCGGGGATGCGCGGGTGGTGGCGCGCGGCGCGCGGGTGGCCGAAGTGCCCGCGGTGACCGGGGCCGCCGAGTCTTCGGACCGGGTGGGCGAGGGCGGTGCCCTGGTCGTCCTGTCCGTGCCCCGGGAAACCGCCGCACGGCTTGCCGGGGCAGGCGCGGCCTCACGACTGGCGGTGACCTTGTGCTGAGTACCGGCGTGGCCGCTGTGCGGCTGTCAAGTCATCCGTTGGAGGGCGGGAATTGGACAGGGGCGCCGCACCCTGCCGTAGGTTGCGGAGCTGTTCGTTCCACGGTCTGCGCAATCGAGAAGGGGCTCTTGAGTGAGCGAGAAGAAGAAGGAACCGAGCATCCTGGACGGCTTCAAGGCTTTCCTGATGCGCGGGAACGTCGTCGACCTGGCTGTCGCGGTGGTCATCGGCGCGGCCTTCACCAACATCGTCAACTCCCTGGTCAAGGGCGTGATCAACCCGGTGGTCGGCGCCTTCGGCACCAAGGACCTCGACAAGTACAGCTCGTGTCTGAAAACCCCCTGCACATTCGACGTGGCCACGGGCACCGCGAAGAGCGGCATCCCGATCATGTGGGGCACCGTCCTCAGCGCGACGCTGACCTTCCTGATCACCGCGGCCGTCGTCTACTTCCTGATGGTGCTGCCGATGTCCAAGTACCTCGCCCGGCAGGCGGCCCGCCAGAAGGCGAAGGAGAACACACAGGAGGTGCTCGAGGTGACCGAGCTGGAGGTCCTGAAGGAGATCCGCGACGCTCTGGTGGCGCAGCGCGGCTCCGCAGACGGCGGGCGGTAGGGCCGCGGTCAGATGTGGTGGGGCGGCTTCTCGTCCAGGAAGCGGGCCAGGTCCGCGGCGCTGTCGCCGGTCGGCCGTTCGCCCCAGCCGCGGTCCGTGTCGTCCGCGGACGGCCGGCTCAGCGGGTCGTCGAAGATCAGCGCGGCCTTGGGATCACGCGGCTCACTCGGTTCGGGGGCTTCGCTCATGTCTCCAGGGTACGCGTGCGGCCCCAGGTCCCCGGGCCCTCGGTCGCCCCGCGCCCGCGGGGTTCCGGGTCAGGACGGGTCCAGGGGCTCCGGGAGTCGAGACTGGGGCCATGACAGTTGACGCTCTGACCGATGTGACCGGGCTGCGGGTGGGACATGCCACACGGATCGGCGACGGGTGGCTCACCGGCACGACCGTCGTCCTGGCGCCCGAGGGGGGCGCGGTCGCGGCCGTGGACGTACGGGGTGGCGGGCCCGGCACCAAGGAGACCGACGCGCTCGATCCGCGCAATGTCGTGCGCACCGTCGAGGCACTCGTCCTGACGGGCGGCAGCGCCTACGGGCTGGACTCGGCGACGGGAGTGATGGCCTGGCTGGAGGAGCGGGGGCGCGGGGTGCGGGTCGGGCCCGATCCGCGTCATGTCGTGCCGGTCGTGCCGGCCGCCTGCGTCTTCGATCTGGGCCGGGGCGGCGACTTCCGGGCCCGGCCGGACGCGGCGATGGGCCGCGAGGCGGTGGAGGCCGCCGCCGCGAGCGGGCTGGGCGCGGCCGTAGCCGAAGGATGCGTGGGCGCCGGGACCGGGGCGGCCGTCGGAATGATGAAGGGCGGGGTCGGCACGGCCAGTGCCGTCCTCGGCTCGGGGATCACGGTGGCGGCGCTCGTGGTGGCCAACGCGGCGGGGTCGGTGCTGGAGCCGGAGAAGGGGGCGCTGTACGGGGAGTTGGTCCAGGGGCGCATGGACCTGCCGGCCGCGGAGGTCCATGAGGCGGCGCGGACGCGGTTGGCCGAGGCGGCGGCCAGGAACACGGTTCCGCCGCTCAACACCACGCTGGCGGTGGTCGCCACCGACGCCGACCTGTCGAAGGCACAGGCCCACAAGCTCGCCGGCACGGCGCACGACGGCATCGCGCGGGCCGTCCGGCCGGTGCACCTGCTCAACGACGGCGACACCGTCTTCGCACTGGCCACGGGCGCGCGTCCGCTGTCCCCGGAGAACCCCCTGGCCCTGAACGAGATCCTCGCGGCAGGCGCGGACCTGGTGACCCGCGCGATCGTACGAGCGGTACGCACGGCCGAGTCGGTGAAGGGCCCGGGCGGGGTGTGGCGGGCGTACGGGGAGTTGTACGGGAGGGAGTGAGCGGTAGGGCGGGCAACGGGCAGGCCTCCCCGGAGGACGGAAGGGCTCCGGGGGAAGGGGGCGGCGGCTGGTCGGTGGGGATTGTCCTGGGTTTGTCACGTGCCGGGGCTCGGGGAACCCCGGGGGTCCGTGCGGGCCTCCTTGTTCACGGATCGTCTGCGCGGACCTGAGCAGATCGTTCCCCGTCACAAGGAACTGGAGCAGCCCGTGACTACGCCCGACGCAACCGTGCGACGCACGTTGGTGGCCTGTGCCGCCCTGGTGGTCGGCGCCCTGACGCTCACCGCGTGCGGCGGTGACGCCGAGGCCGACGGCAAGGGAGGCGGGTCGGAGTCCTCGGAGGCGCGGATCGTGATCTCCGCGAAGGACGGTTCGGCCGGGGCGTCGATCAACTCGACCGGGGTGAAGGTCAGCCATGGGAGGCTGACCGGGGTGAAGATGGCGGAGGCGGCCACGGGAGCCGCCGTCGCGGGGAAGATCGCGGGGGACGGGAAGAGCTGGAAGCCCGAGAAGCGGTTGGAGCGCGGGGCCGAGTACCGGATATCCGCCACCGCGAAGGGTGAGAACGGGAAGACGGCCAAGGCCGGTTCGACGTTCACCACGGTGTCCACGGACAACAGCTTCGTGGGGACGTACACGCCCGACGGGGGCACGAAGGTCGGCGTCGGCATGCCGGTGTCCTTCACCTTCGACAAGGCGGTCAGCAAGAAGAAGGACGTCCAGTCGCACATCGAGGTCACGTCCAGCAGCGGGCAGAAGGTGGTCGGGCACTGGTTCGGCGCGCAGCGGCTGGACTTCCGGCCCGAGGAGTACTGGAAGGCCGGTTCCGAGGTCACGGTGGACATCGGCCTGGACGGTGTCGAGGGTGCGGACGGCGTCTACGGGGTGCAGGACAAGACGGTCACGTTCACGGTCGGGCGTTCCCAGGTGTCCACGGTCGACGTCGCCACGCAGACCATGAAGGTCGTGCGTGACGGCAGGACCGTCAGGACGATCCCGATCTCGTCGGGGAGCCCGGAGAACAGCACGTACAACGGGCAGATGGTGATCTCGGAGAAGTTCCGGCAGACGCGGATGAACGGGGCGACGGTCGGCCACGGCGGGGAGTACGACATCTCGGACGTGCCGGACGCGATGCGGCTGACGACCTCGGGCACCTTCATCCACGGCAACTACTGGTACAACAAGGGCAATCCGCCCTTCGGGAGCGAAGGCACCAGCCACGGCTGCGTCGGTCTCGCGGACGTGCGGGGCGCAGGCGGCGGCACGGACGGCGCGTGGTTCTTCGACAACTCGCTCGTCGGGGACGTCGTGACGGTCAGGAACTCTCCCGACAAGACAGTCACACCGGACAACGGGCTCAACGGCTGGAACATGGCATGGAGTGCCTGGACCGCCGGAAGTGCGCTCTGACCACAGGGTTTTGACGTCCGGTCGGGCCGCGCGGGAATTTTTCGCGCGGCCACGGCGTTTTCCGGGCGTACGTTTTCTCGGTTCCGGGACATGATGTCCGACCGAGGGGCTACGGTATGCACCCACAAGGTGACATGCAGCAACGCCGGGAGAAGCCTTGAGCGTTCCGTACGAGACGGCAGCGTACGAACAACCCGAGTCGCCCGAGTCTCCGGAGGAGCATCTCGCGCGACTCCTCGGTCGCGCCCTGAACTCCTTCGAGCTGCCGGACGACACGATACGGCGGCTCGAACGGGCGCTGGCCCACGACAGTTCGCTGCACTCCGCGCACCACAGCGCGGGGCTGCACCGCGAGACGTACCGCCATACCTGGCTGCTGGCCGATGGGAGCGCGCTCACGCTGTGGGAGCTGGTGCACAACACCGCGCCGAGCCGCGAGACGCAGCACGAGGTGTACGAGGACGAGGAGGAGCTGCGGACCGCGACCGCGCGTCTGCCGCTGCCCGCGGACTCCCCCGACTTCGAGCTGCCCACGCTGGTGAGGGTGTCGGTCATTCCCGAGCCGTTACACGCCTACGTCCTGGACAACTCGGCGGACCACGGCCGGCGCCTGCTGCGCCGCGCCGAGAACGCGGACCGGCCCGGCGAGGACATGGCCGAGCTGCTGCGGATGGCGTTCGCGCACCAGATCACCCAGGCGTTCGGGCGGCCGAGCGGGGCCGGCCGGAAGGGCCGTAACTTCTCCCTCTACGAGCATGCGTTCCTGCTCCGCGACGGCCGCGAGCTGTCCCTGTGGGAGGTCGAGCACACGGCCACGCCCGACGGACGGCACATGTGCGAGGTGTACGCGACGGAGGAGGACGCCCGGGAGGCCATGGAGCGCCGGGCGGCCAACCTGCGCTGACGCCCGGAGGCGCCGCCCTCGGTCGCGCCCCCGGTCGCGTCGCTGATCCTCCGCCCACCCCCGCCGACCGGCCGGATCGCGTCAAGGGCTCGGCGGCATCCTGACCCGTACAACTCGCACAACCCGCATAACCCGCATAAGACGTACAAGACGCGGCCGTGGTCCGGGAATTCGGGTCCCGGGCCACGGCCGCGTGCGGGTCGCAGAGAAGCGGAGGGTAGGGGAGCGGAGCGTCTACGCGGCGACCGGTTCCTTCGGCTGGGACGGGGCCGCCGCCTCGGAGGCCTTCGCCGTGCCGTCGTCTCCGGCCTGCTTGCGCATGCCCTTCAGAACGATGACCAGGGCGGCCGTGACGGCCGTGCCGACCAGGATGGCCAGCAGGTAGAGGAACGGCTTGCCGATCAGGAAGGTGACCCAGACGCCGCCGTGCGGGGCCCGCAGGGTCGAGCCGAAGGCCATGGTCAGGGCGCCGGTGACCGCGCCGCCCGCCATCGAGGCCGGGATGACCCGCAGCGGGTCCGCGGCCGCGAAGGGAATCGCCCCCTCGGTGATGAAGGACGCGCCCAGGACCCAGGCGGCCTTACCGTTCTCCTGCTCGGCCGGGGTGAAGAGCTTCTTGCGGAGGGTCGTCGCCAGCGCCATGCCGAGCGGCGGGACCATTCCGGCGGCCATCACGGCGGCCATGATCTTCATCGCGGAGTCGCTGGGGTCCTGTACGGCGATACCGGCCGTGGCGAAGGCGTACGCGACCTTGTTGACCGGGCCGCCCAGGTCGAAGCACATCATCAGGCCGAGCAGGACGCCGAGCAGCACCGCGTTCGTGCCGGAGAGGCCGCCGAGCCAGTCCGTCATGGCGTCCTGGGCCTCGGCGATGGGCTTGCCGATCACGACCAGCATCAGGAAGCCGACGACGATCGACGAGATCAGCGGGATCACGACCACCGGCATGATGCCGCGCAGCACCGGAGGGATCCTGACCCGCTGGATGGCGAGGACCACCGCGCCCGCCAGCAGACCGGCCACCAGGCCGCCGAGGAAACCGGCGTTGATGTTGAAGGAGATCATGCCGCCGACGAAGCCCGGTACGAGGCCCGGCCGGTCGGCCATCCCGTAGGCGATGTAGCCGGCGAGGACGGGGATCAGGAAGCCGAAGGCGACGCCGCCGATCTGGAACAGCAGCGCGCCCCAGCTGTCGACCTGGCCCCAGTCGAAGACCTCGGTGACCGGCTTGGCGTCACTGATCCTGTAGCCGCCGATCGCGAAGCCGAGGGCGATCAGCAGACCGCCCGCGGCCACGAAGGGGACCATGTAACTGACACCGGTCATCAGCCACTTGCGGAGCTTGGTGCCGTAGCCGTCGTCGGGTTCGCCCGTCCGGTCCACCGGGGTGCCGCCGGAGCGGGCGGCCGAGGTGCTCTCACCGCGCTCGGCCTTGCCGCGCACCTCGGCGATCAGCTCGGCCGGCTTGTTGATGCCCGCCTTCACGCCGACGTCCACGGTCGGCTTGCCGGCGAACCGGTCCTTCTCCCGTACCGGCACGTCGTGCGCGAAGATCACGCCGTCCGCGGCGGCGATGACGGCCGGGTCGAGCCGGGTGAAGCCCGCCGACCCCTGAGTCTCGACGGTCACCTCGACGTCACCGGCGTCGCGGCCCGCGTTCTCCAGCGACTCGGCCGCCATGTAGGTGTGCGCGATGCCGGTGGGGCAGGAGGTGACGGCGACGATCCGGAACGGACGCCCGGGCGTCACAGCCGCAGCCGCAGCCGCAACCTCGGGCTCGGCCTCAGTCACGGGGGCGGCGGGGGCGGAGCCGGTGGTGGTGGCGTCCTCCGCCTGCGGAACCGGAACCGGGGCCGGACTCGCAGCCGGAACCGGGGCCGGGGCAGATGCCGAAGCAGGTGCCGCTTCGGCCGGGGCGGGCTTCGTGCCGGCCGCCGCGGGCGCCTCGTCCCCGCGGATGAGGGCCGCCGCGGCCGCCGCGTCCCGCGCCGAGCGCAGCGCGGACGTGAACTCGGCGTTCATCAGCTGACGGGCCAGCGACGACAGGATCGTGAGGTGGGCGTCGTCCGCGCCCGCCGGGGCGGCGATCAGGAAGATCAGATCGGCCGGGCCGTCCGGCGCGCCGAAGTCCACCCCCGCCGTGCTGCGTCCGAAGGCCAGGGTCGGCTCGGTGACGTGCTCGCTGCGGCAGTGCGGGATGCCGATGCCGCCGTCGAGGCCGGTCGGCATCTGGGCCTCGCGGGCGGCGACGTCGGCGAGGAATCCGTCCAGGTCGGTCACCCGCCCCAGGGACACCATGCGTTCGGCGAGGGCACGCGCCGCCGCTTCCTTCGTATCGGCGGACAGGTCGAGATCGACCAGGTCCGCGGTGATCATCTCGCTCATCGCGGGCTCCTTCGCACGCGTATCGCCCGTGGAGAAGTGTGGGCGGGGACGGGGGTGGGGACGGGGACGGGATCGGAGAGAGGGGTGGAGGTGAGGGTGGGGACGGGGGCCTCGCGGCCGGGGAAGCCGTCACGGCCGGGTGGGCCGTGGTCGGGAGCCGCGGGGCGGCCGGGGGGTCTCATGACGCGGGCTCCGTCAGGGCGCGGTCCGCCGGGATGTCCGCGGTGACCGTCACCGCGGTCGGGTCGAGGTCCGCCGGGCCCGGCATCACGCTGCCCGGCAGCCGGACGGCCGCGGCTCCGTGGGCCACGGCGGAGGCGAGCGCGGCGGGCCCGCTGCCGCCGGCGACGAGGAAACCGGCGAGGGAGGAGTCGCCCGCGCCCACGTTGCTGCGTACGACGTCGACACGCGCGCTCGCGAACCACGCGCCCTCCTCCGCGACGAGCAGTTGCCCGTCCGCGCCGAGGGAGGCCAGCACGGTCCGGGCGCCCAGCTCGCGCAGTTCCTCCGCGGCCTTGACCG belongs to Streptomyces sp. V3I8 and includes:
- a CDS encoding MFS transporter, encoding MASTVTPGTPGTPASPRPGYGRLLRTRGAWTFLLPGFAARQPFAMLTLSIVLLVQHTTGSYGAAGAVAAVTGVAMAVFAPFTGRLADRHGQRAVLLPGVVVHALAGLSLTALALADAPLWALFAAAVPTGASVPQVGPMVRARWGVKLQGSPLMPTAAAFESVTDELTFVLGPLLATALCTTVDPAAGLLTEAALTLVGGLLFAAQRGSQPAIVPRAGTGAGTGAGSHAGTGGAGEGHARVRPALAVPGVRVLVVAFLGIGAVFGGMQVALAAFSESIGEPGLNGVLYGTFAAGNMLSGVVCGAIAWKTAPRRRLLTGYAALALTASGLWAAQSAVVLAGTGLLVGMCIAPALITGYTLVESLVPMGARTEAFTWLTGAVALGQAAAVLIAGQLEDRLWDGAGFLVPMGGTLLAFATLVALRSRLAPPAVSRTVARGVGHRAPVAVD
- a CDS encoding FmdB family zinc ribbon protein, translated to MPTYQYQCTECGEGLEAVQKFTDDALTECPNCGGRLKKVFSAVGIVFKGSGFYRNDSRGSSSSSSPASASKSSGSSSDSASSGSSGSSGSSDSKSSSSSSGSKPSSTSSGSSSGSNAA
- a CDS encoding S-methyl-5'-thioadenosine phosphorylase, which gives rise to MANTENVEIGVIGGSGFYSFLDDVTEIQVDTPYGPPSDSLFLGEVAGRRVAFLPRHGRGHHLPPHRINYRANLWALRSVGARQVLGPCAVGGLRPEYGPGTLLVPDQFVDRTQTRAQTFFDGVPLVGGGTPNVVHVSLADPYCPAGREVALAAARGRDWKAVDGGTLVVIEGPRFSTRAESLWYRAQGWSVVGMTGHPEAALARELELCYTSLTLVTDLDAGAAAGEGVSHDEVLRVFAANVGRLRGVLFDAVAGLPDSSSRDCPCASALGGMDTGIALP
- the mscL gene encoding large conductance mechanosensitive channel protein MscL, producing the protein MSEKKKEPSILDGFKAFLMRGNVVDLAVAVVIGAAFTNIVNSLVKGVINPVVGAFGTKDLDKYSSCLKTPCTFDVATGTAKSGIPIMWGTVLSATLTFLITAAVVYFLMVLPMSKYLARQAARQKAKENTQEVLEVTELEVLKEIRDALVAQRGSADGGR
- a CDS encoding P1 family peptidase codes for the protein MTVDALTDVTGLRVGHATRIGDGWLTGTTVVLAPEGGAVAAVDVRGGGPGTKETDALDPRNVVRTVEALVLTGGSAYGLDSATGVMAWLEERGRGVRVGPDPRHVVPVVPAACVFDLGRGGDFRARPDAAMGREAVEAAAASGLGAAVAEGCVGAGTGAAVGMMKGGVGTASAVLGSGITVAALVVANAAGSVLEPEKGALYGELVQGRMDLPAAEVHEAARTRLAEAAARNTVPPLNTTLAVVATDADLSKAQAHKLAGTAHDGIARAVRPVHLLNDGDTVFALATGARPLSPENPLALNEILAAGADLVTRAIVRAVRTAESVKGPGGVWRAYGELYGRE
- a CDS encoding Ig-like domain-containing protein yields the protein MTTPDATVRRTLVACAALVVGALTLTACGGDAEADGKGGGSESSEARIVISAKDGSAGASINSTGVKVSHGRLTGVKMAEAATGAAVAGKIAGDGKSWKPEKRLERGAEYRISATAKGENGKTAKAGSTFTTVSTDNSFVGTYTPDGGTKVGVGMPVSFTFDKAVSKKKDVQSHIEVTSSSGQKVVGHWFGAQRLDFRPEEYWKAGSEVTVDIGLDGVEGADGVYGVQDKTVTFTVGRSQVSTVDVATQTMKVVRDGRTVRTIPISSGSPENSTYNGQMVISEKFRQTRMNGATVGHGGEYDISDVPDAMRLTTSGTFIHGNYWYNKGNPPFGSEGTSHGCVGLADVRGAGGGTDGAWFFDNSLVGDVVTVRNSPDKTVTPDNGLNGWNMAWSAWTAGSAL
- a CDS encoding DUF6227 family protein; translation: MSVPYETAAYEQPESPESPEEHLARLLGRALNSFELPDDTIRRLERALAHDSSLHSAHHSAGLHRETYRHTWLLADGSALTLWELVHNTAPSRETQHEVYEDEEELRTATARLPLPADSPDFELPTLVRVSVIPEPLHAYVLDNSADHGRRLLRRAENADRPGEDMAELLRMAFAHQITQAFGRPSGAGRKGRNFSLYEHAFLLRDGRELSLWEVEHTATPDGRHMCEVYATEEDAREAMERRAANLR
- a CDS encoding fructose-specific PTS transporter subunit EIIC is translated as MSEMITADLVDLDLSADTKEAAARALAERMVSLGRVTDLDGFLADVAAREAQMPTGLDGGIGIPHCRSEHVTEPTLAFGRSTAGVDFGAPDGPADLIFLIAAPAGADDAHLTILSSLARQLMNAEFTSALRSARDAAAAAALIRGDEAPAAAGTKPAPAEAAPASASAPAPVPAASPAPVPVPQAEDATTTGSAPAAPVTEAEPEVAAAAAAVTPGRPFRIVAVTSCPTGIAHTYMAAESLENAGRDAGDVEVTVETQGSAGFTRLDPAVIAAADGVIFAHDVPVREKDRFAGKPTVDVGVKAGINKPAELIAEVRGKAERGESTSAARSGGTPVDRTGEPDDGYGTKLRKWLMTGVSYMVPFVAAGGLLIALGFAIGGYRISDAKPVTEVFDWGQVDSWGALLFQIGGVAFGFLIPVLAGYIAYGMADRPGLVPGFVGGMISFNINAGFLGGLVAGLLAGAVVLAIQRVRIPPVLRGIMPVVVIPLISSIVVGFLMLVVIGKPIAEAQDAMTDWLGGLSGTNAVLLGVLLGLMMCFDLGGPVNKVAYAFATAGIAVQDPSDSAMKIMAAVMAAGMVPPLGMALATTLRKKLFTPAEQENGKAAWVLGASFITEGAIPFAAADPLRVIPASMAGGAVTGALTMAFGSTLRAPHGGVWVTFLIGKPFLYLLAILVGTAVTAALVIVLKGMRKQAGDDGTAKASEAAAPSQPKEPVAA